From a region of the Listeria monocytogenes ATCC 19117 genome:
- a CDS encoding SgrR family transcriptional regulator: MDKDYFTMRAHLYNITTDLEVSFKLNDVANIWFCTTKNAKRKLQQYQAKKMLTYLPGLGRGNVSRIIFPKQLELEVLDVLEQSLAEDAFSDILFLLQLPIPKSWFTSISTEIQQIFGLQVTENQQEVLRSIVRRKLTTLDPLQTSVSMEAFLITQISDSLVKYDEEKKKIIPHIAHHWKVSDDFTEWTFYLRKSVLFHHGRMLDSEDVKHTLMRSMQTESVSFWQLQDIQSIHCPNKFTISIQLKKTDPFFIRYLCTANMAILPRDIIFDEYTWISTGPFRVAERNDERLVLEAFDGYFLERPILDRVEFWTAQTGNNLKTIPMQFTSVDYEENPAYVERRKPGVGVNFICFNTHRNGAPQHPAFREAIYHLIDCQKASEQHFENYGTVASNYYPEKSLPPKKHPEKIATLLKKANYQGEKVIFGTTQHPTAVKESKWIQEQAVEFGINLERKIITHQEASYSNVPAKETDFMMMGEIPASDDEMAYLDFLNNPYLLPQQLFNQAIIKELTEKLDAFKTEKDASKRDALQTSIDSWLTENHYLIYLHHPEKSQSLHSMIKGIAENPYGYFDLSKVWIEISPLKTLKPDYRQSHRGKAPHTITQK; the protein is encoded by the coding sequence ATGGATAAAGATTATTTCACTATGCGCGCGCATTTATACAATATAACTACCGATTTAGAAGTGTCTTTCAAATTAAATGATGTGGCAAATATTTGGTTTTGTACGACTAAAAATGCCAAGCGTAAACTGCAACAATATCAGGCGAAAAAAATGCTTACTTATCTTCCTGGGCTAGGCCGAGGAAATGTTTCAAGGATTATTTTTCCTAAACAGTTAGAACTAGAGGTTCTTGACGTTTTGGAACAAAGTTTGGCTGAAGATGCATTTAGCGATATTTTATTTTTGCTACAATTGCCTATCCCTAAAAGCTGGTTTACAAGTATCTCTACGGAAATTCAACAAATATTCGGTTTGCAAGTAACAGAAAATCAACAAGAAGTTCTGCGCTCCATCGTTCGTCGCAAGCTCACTACCTTAGACCCACTTCAAACTTCTGTATCTATGGAAGCATTTCTCATCACCCAAATTAGTGACTCTCTCGTCAAATATGATGAAGAGAAAAAGAAAATTATACCTCATATAGCACACCACTGGAAAGTATCTGATGATTTTACGGAATGGACATTTTATTTACGAAAAAGTGTTTTATTTCATCACGGACGCATGCTGGATAGCGAGGATGTAAAGCACACCTTGATGCGTTCTATGCAAACAGAATCGGTTTCTTTCTGGCAATTACAGGATATTCAATCCATCCACTGCCCTAATAAATTCACGATCTCCATTCAGCTAAAAAAAACGGACCCTTTTTTCATTCGTTATTTATGCACAGCGAATATGGCTATTTTACCGCGAGATATTATTTTTGATGAATATACATGGATTTCTACTGGTCCCTTTCGAGTTGCAGAGCGGAATGACGAGCGCTTGGTCTTAGAAGCCTTTGATGGATATTTTCTCGAGAGACCGATTCTTGATCGAGTAGAATTTTGGACCGCCCAAACTGGAAACAATTTAAAAACCATTCCAATGCAATTCACTTCCGTTGATTACGAGGAAAATCCCGCCTATGTAGAACGTCGTAAACCTGGTGTTGGCGTTAATTTTATTTGTTTCAATACGCACCGAAATGGCGCCCCACAACATCCGGCATTTCGAGAGGCAATCTACCATCTCATTGATTGTCAAAAAGCAAGTGAACAACATTTCGAAAACTATGGGACAGTCGCATCTAACTATTATCCTGAAAAATCCCTTCCACCTAAAAAACATCCTGAGAAAATCGCTACTTTATTAAAAAAAGCAAACTACCAAGGCGAAAAAGTTATTTTTGGAACTACCCAACATCCTACCGCTGTAAAAGAGTCAAAATGGATTCAAGAGCAAGCTGTCGAATTCGGAATTAACTTAGAAAGAAAAATCATTACGCATCAGGAAGCTTCCTATTCCAACGTTCCAGCAAAAGAAACCGACTTCATGATGATGGGAGAAATCCCAGCCTCAGATGACGAAATGGCTTATTTAGATTTTTTAAATAACCCCTATCTGTTGCCACAACAACTTTTCAATCAAGCAATTATCAAAGAACTTACGGAAAAGCTCGATGCATTTAAAACAGAAAAAGACGCCTCCAAAAGAGACGCCTTACAAACGAGCATTGATAGCTGGTTAACAGAAAATCATTATTTAATTTACTTGCATCATCCGGAAAAAAGTCAATCGCTTCATTCAATGATAAAAGGAATTGCAGAAAATCCTTATGGTTATTTTGATTTAAGCAAAGTGTGGATTGAAATAAGCCCACTTAAAACATTAAAACCAGACTATAGACAATCCCATAGAGGTAAAGCGCCACATACAATAACGCAAAAATGA
- a CDS encoding DUF3397 domain-containing protein, whose protein sequence is MFDWLTNSTAIIIILPVVVFILTMFFSSFKLKKSQRRIMLAADLSTIFLIIAVHFFMIVLFNRSFLLYILLFLFILGIVIVVTAAKKEGEIQFRKILRGYWRLCFFIFALLYVALYLYGIVYSLVLMF, encoded by the coding sequence ATGTTTGATTGGTTAACTAATTCAACAGCAATAATTATTATTTTACCAGTTGTGGTGTTTATTTTGACGATGTTTTTTTCCAGTTTCAAACTAAAGAAAAGTCAGCGGAGAATTATGTTGGCCGCTGACTTATCCACTATTTTCTTGATTATAGCTGTTCATTTTTTCATGATTGTGCTATTTAATCGCTCGTTCTTATTATATATTTTATTGTTTTTATTTATTTTAGGTATTGTAATTGTTGTCACGGCTGCAAAGAAAGAAGGCGAGATTCAGTTCCGCAAAATCCTACGTGGTTACTGGCGCCTATGCTTCTTCATTTTTGCGTTATTGTATGTGGCGCTTTACCTCTATGGGATTGTCTATAGTCTGGTTTTAATGTTTTAA
- a CDS encoding 2-dehydropantoate 2-reductase, translated as MANQLKVGIIGAGAMGLLYAANFANTSELTLFTRRKEQSDLLNQKGLSLKDNSELKNIHIQATVITDTKKLSEQQLLIIAVKQYSLKSILPLLQSIPERVPLLFIQNGAAHLDSMPLLGNKRTILLGISEHGAGREDDTTVIWRGHGRTKYSIYQGELSEAVTKTLDSNPDFPVEKHASYLEIISEKLFINAVINPLTAVLQVQNGKLLENKEWHELLKTIVKEIQTVLPVENALEKVEVICQVTATNFSSMALDRMDNRMTEIDGIVLPILEKGESLPTLHALYHLIKGLEGESDV; from the coding sequence ATGGCGAACCAACTAAAAGTAGGAATTATTGGAGCAGGAGCGATGGGGCTTTTATACGCAGCAAATTTTGCCAATACATCCGAGCTCACTCTTTTTACGCGGAGAAAAGAACAAAGCGATTTATTAAATCAAAAAGGTCTTTCTTTAAAAGATAATTCCGAATTAAAAAATATACATATACAAGCCACAGTAATAACAGATACTAAAAAGTTATCAGAACAACAATTATTAATTATCGCAGTTAAACAATACTCACTAAAAAGCATTTTGCCACTGCTACAGTCGATACCTGAACGAGTGCCGTTACTATTCATCCAAAATGGAGCGGCGCATTTAGATAGCATGCCGCTACTCGGTAATAAACGAACTATTTTGCTAGGTATTAGCGAACACGGGGCGGGGCGGGAAGATGATACAACAGTCATTTGGCGTGGTCATGGCCGAACAAAGTATAGTATTTATCAAGGCGAACTAAGTGAGGCGGTAACAAAAACATTAGACTCAAATCCAGATTTTCCAGTTGAAAAACATGCTAGTTACTTAGAAATTATAAGTGAAAAATTATTTATTAATGCAGTAATTAATCCGCTCACAGCTGTTCTTCAAGTCCAAAATGGAAAGCTCCTTGAAAATAAAGAATGGCACGAGTTATTAAAGACGATTGTAAAAGAAATACAAACGGTTTTGCCAGTAGAAAATGCTTTAGAAAAAGTGGAAGTAATCTGCCAAGTGACAGCTACTAATTTTTCTTCGATGGCTCTTGACCGAATGGATAATCGAATGACAGAAATTGATGGAATCGTGCTGCCAATTTTAGAAAAAGGGGAGTCACTTCCTACGCTTCATGCGTTATATCATCTAATTAAAGGGTTGGAAGGAGAAAGCGATGTTTGA
- the rpmF gene encoding 50S ribosomal protein L32 translates to MAVPFRRTSKAKKRKRRTHVKLQLPGMNECSNCGEYRLSHHVCPECGQYDGKDVANS, encoded by the coding sequence ATGGCAGTACCTTTTAGAAGAACTTCAAAAGCCAAAAAGCGTAAGCGTCGTACACACGTTAAACTTCAACTTCCGGGCATGAACGAATGCTCGAATTGCGGCGAATACAGACTTTCCCATCACGTATGCCCAGAATGTGGACAATATGATGGCAAAGATGTAGCAAACAGCTAA
- a CDS encoding YceD family protein, with the protein MKWSISQLKKYRDSNFTINEKADLKKFFQENNIDVRDASPVQVTGELIVHPEEVTANLTMKGEWTLPCARTLEDVIYPYEVHATETFVKSKEQVLDESWHVMEQDMVDLTPVVEELLLVEIPMQVFSEDALEMSNLPRGNEWEMKTEEGNLLEQIAKEPKVDPRLAGLANFFDEKKED; encoded by the coding sequence ATGAAATGGTCTATCAGTCAATTAAAAAAATATCGTGACAGCAACTTCACGATTAATGAAAAAGCTGACCTAAAAAAGTTCTTTCAAGAGAACAATATAGACGTTCGTGATGCAAGCCCCGTACAAGTAACTGGGGAACTAATTGTACACCCAGAAGAAGTTACCGCTAACCTGACTATGAAAGGCGAGTGGACACTTCCATGTGCTCGTACACTTGAGGATGTTATTTATCCTTATGAAGTGCATGCGACGGAAACCTTTGTGAAATCCAAAGAACAAGTTCTAGATGAATCTTGGCATGTGATGGAACAGGATATGGTCGATTTAACCCCTGTAGTAGAAGAACTTTTACTAGTCGAAATTCCGATGCAAGTTTTCAGTGAAGACGCACTCGAAATGAGTAACCTTCCACGAGGCAATGAATGGGAAATGAAAACAGAAGAAGGTAACCTACTAGAACAAATAGCAAAAGAACCAAAAGTGGATCCTCGTCTTGCGGGATTAGCCAATTTTTTCGATGAGAAAAAAGAAGACTAA
- a CDS encoding nucleotidyltransferase: protein MKATGIVVEYNPFHNGHKLHLNKARELTQADVVIAVMSGSFVQRGEPAILPKWERTRMALAAGVDMVVELPVSFATQHATIFAEEAVRILDAIHVDTLFFGSEHGVAEDFTLAAKKVVENEARFDEAIQLALVDKKTSYARAYTEAFKKLFGQNLLDITKPNNILGFHYALAAQKQNPSISLQTIPREHAGYHDEEANHDQIASATAIRKLILAGKLEEASHYLPASSIAILRNYEGPFLSWTDYWSFLQYRLIQAGSEELEGIRGVSEGIQNRMQQAATKAQNFSDFIELTKTKRYSNARLQRTALQILLNARSQTSSPYIRILGMNKTGQQYLSLHKKNISLPIITTVSKAPAGLLEEELRATNIYTLAKGLENYQAGDFHIPPILTL from the coding sequence ATGAAAGCAACTGGAATTGTGGTGGAATATAACCCTTTTCATAATGGGCATAAACTACATTTAAATAAAGCGCGCGAGTTAACTCAAGCAGATGTGGTGATTGCGGTAATGAGTGGCTCGTTTGTACAACGAGGCGAGCCAGCGATTTTGCCAAAATGGGAACGTACTAGGATGGCTCTCGCTGCTGGCGTTGACATGGTGGTTGAACTCCCTGTCTCATTCGCGACACAACATGCGACGATTTTCGCAGAAGAAGCAGTTCGTATTTTAGATGCCATTCATGTGGATACGCTGTTTTTTGGCAGTGAACATGGAGTTGCGGAAGATTTTACATTAGCTGCGAAAAAAGTAGTCGAAAACGAAGCCCGTTTTGATGAAGCGATTCAGCTGGCGTTAGTTGATAAGAAAACTTCTTATGCTAGAGCTTATACAGAAGCTTTTAAAAAGTTGTTCGGCCAGAACTTGCTGGATATCACGAAACCTAATAACATTCTCGGTTTCCACTACGCCCTTGCTGCCCAGAAACAAAACCCGTCCATTTCTCTTCAAACCATTCCTCGTGAACATGCAGGATACCATGACGAGGAAGCAAACCATGACCAAATCGCAAGCGCGACCGCGATTCGAAAATTAATACTTGCTGGGAAGTTAGAAGAAGCTAGCCACTATCTCCCTGCTTCTTCTATAGCTATTTTACGCAATTATGAGGGGCCATTTTTATCGTGGACAGATTATTGGTCATTCCTGCAATATCGGTTAATTCAAGCAGGCTCAGAAGAACTGGAAGGAATTCGCGGTGTTAGTGAAGGAATTCAAAACCGGATGCAGCAAGCAGCGACTAAAGCGCAAAACTTCTCTGATTTTATAGAATTAACCAAAACAAAGCGATACAGTAATGCGCGATTACAACGAACGGCTTTACAAATTTTATTAAATGCGAGGAGTCAAACTAGCTCCCCTTACATCCGAATACTCGGCATGAATAAAACGGGGCAACAATATCTATCGCTTCATAAGAAAAATATTTCTCTCCCTATTATCACGACGGTTTCCAAAGCACCAGCTGGGCTTTTAGAAGAAGAATTACGTGCGACAAACATTTATACGCTGGCAAAAGGACTGGAAAATTATCAGGCTGGCGACTTTCATATTCCACCAATTTTAACCTTGTAA
- a CDS encoding ATP-binding cassette domain-containing protein: protein MVQEYIRLRGARENNLQNISLDIPKRKITIFTGVSGSGKSSIVFETIATESQRQLNETYSAYLRNFLPKYTQPDADSIENLSTSVIIDQKRLGGNSRSTLGTITDINSILRLLFSRVGKPSIGTANLFSFNDPAGMCPDCHGVGQKVSVDLVKLLDPNKSLKEGAILFPTFSVDSWYWNSYAYSGFFDVNKKIKDYTDEEYDMLLHGKDIKVFLETPMGSMNATYEGLIPKFNRLYIQKEGEMSASTKKRVDKFTHIAPCTTCEGTRLSAQALSCTINGANIADFTAMQLDELKATIASIDDPIAAPMVKSVTERLQHLIDIGLGYMTLDRQTASLSGGESQRVKMIRHLNSSLTDLLYIFDEPSIGLHPRDVHRLNELLVKLRDKGNTILVVEHDPDVIKIADHIVDVGPHAGKHGGEIQFVGSYTDLLKSDTLTGKFLNRHLPINSKPRQPKGFLTTEKSSRFNLKDIQANIPKEILTVVTGVAGSGKSTLIHSVFLKEYPDAIVIDQSAAHANIRSNPATYTGIMDPIRKAFGKENDVSPSLFSYNSKGACENCKGLGFTTMDLAFMDSIRTPCEVCHGKRFQDSVLQYKLNGKSISDVLELTVSEALDFFTDKKILKKIEAMEEVGIGYVTLGQALSTLSGGECQRLKLANELHKKGSIYIMDEPTTGLHMSDIEHILTIIHSLVNKGNTVIVIEHNVDIIRNADWIIDLGPEGGSAGGQIIFEGAPLDLLENKQSLTAKYL from the coding sequence ATGGTACAAGAATATATTCGATTAAGAGGAGCGCGTGAAAACAATCTCCAAAATATTTCCCTAGATATCCCCAAACGAAAAATCACTATTTTTACTGGTGTATCTGGTTCCGGGAAATCTTCTATTGTATTTGAAACTATTGCCACGGAATCGCAAAGACAGTTAAACGAAACATACAGCGCCTATCTTCGTAATTTCCTTCCGAAGTATACGCAGCCGGACGCAGATTCAATTGAAAACCTCTCCACCTCTGTTATTATTGATCAAAAACGACTTGGCGGTAATTCCCGCTCCACCCTTGGTACCATCACGGATATTAATTCGATTTTGCGATTACTTTTCTCGCGTGTCGGCAAGCCTAGTATCGGGACAGCAAATTTATTTTCTTTTAACGACCCTGCTGGTATGTGCCCTGATTGCCATGGTGTTGGACAAAAAGTTTCGGTTGATTTAGTCAAATTACTTGATCCAAATAAATCGCTCAAAGAAGGCGCCATCTTATTTCCGACGTTTTCGGTAGATTCATGGTACTGGAATTCCTATGCTTATTCCGGCTTTTTTGATGTGAATAAAAAAATAAAAGATTATACTGACGAAGAATACGATATGTTGTTACATGGGAAAGATATTAAAGTTTTCCTAGAAACACCCATGGGAAGCATGAACGCTACATATGAAGGGTTGATTCCAAAATTCAATCGTTTGTATATTCAAAAAGAAGGCGAAATGTCCGCCTCTACTAAAAAACGTGTCGATAAATTCACCCATATTGCGCCTTGTACAACTTGCGAAGGCACGAGACTCTCCGCGCAAGCATTATCTTGTACAATAAATGGTGCAAATATCGCCGACTTCACAGCGATGCAATTAGATGAATTAAAAGCAACGATTGCGAGTATTGATGACCCTATCGCTGCTCCAATGGTCAAAAGTGTCACAGAGCGATTGCAACATTTGATTGATATTGGTCTTGGTTATATGACACTTGACCGCCAAACTGCTTCTCTTTCTGGTGGTGAATCGCAACGTGTCAAAATGATTCGTCATTTGAATAGCAGCTTGACTGATCTGCTTTATATTTTCGATGAACCAAGTATCGGTCTTCATCCACGAGATGTTCATCGACTCAATGAATTACTCGTGAAATTGCGCGACAAAGGAAATACGATTCTCGTGGTGGAACATGACCCAGATGTGATCAAAATTGCCGACCATATTGTCGATGTCGGTCCGCACGCAGGAAAACATGGCGGTGAGATTCAGTTTGTCGGAAGTTACACCGATTTGCTGAAATCAGACACACTAACTGGCAAGTTCCTCAATCGCCATTTACCAATTAATAGCAAACCGAGACAACCAAAAGGCTTTTTAACAACTGAAAAAAGTAGTCGCTTTAACCTAAAAGATATTCAGGCCAACATTCCAAAAGAAATTCTTACTGTAGTAACTGGCGTGGCTGGTTCGGGTAAGAGTACCTTGATTCATTCTGTTTTCCTAAAAGAATATCCAGATGCGATAGTGATCGACCAATCAGCCGCTCATGCCAATATTCGCTCTAATCCTGCCACCTATACTGGGATAATGGACCCGATTCGAAAAGCATTTGGAAAAGAAAATGATGTCAGTCCATCACTCTTTAGTTACAATTCCAAAGGCGCCTGCGAAAACTGTAAAGGACTTGGTTTCACAACTATGGATTTAGCTTTTATGGATTCGATTCGCACACCTTGCGAAGTATGTCACGGCAAGCGATTCCAAGATTCTGTTTTGCAATATAAGCTAAATGGTAAATCCATTAGCGATGTGTTAGAACTAACTGTCTCAGAAGCACTCGATTTCTTTACGGATAAAAAAATCTTGAAGAAAATTGAGGCAATGGAAGAGGTTGGAATTGGTTATGTCACGCTTGGCCAAGCACTTAGCACCTTATCAGGCGGTGAGTGCCAACGTTTAAAACTCGCCAATGAGCTTCATAAAAAAGGGTCGATTTATATTATGGATGAACCGACGACTGGTCTTCATATGTCAGATATCGAACATATTTTGACGATTATCCACTCACTTGTAAATAAAGGAAATACCGTTATTGTAATTGAACATAATGTCGATATTATTCGTAACGCAGACTGGATTATCGACCTTGGCCCAGAAGGCGGAAGTGCTGGCGGACAAATTATCTTCGAAGGCGCTCCCCTTGATTTACTTGAAAATAAACAATCCTTAACTGCCAAATATCTTTAA
- a CDS encoding SepM family pheromone-processing serine protease has product MRKEWKKITAIVLLIIIIAGFFIPVPYYISKPGGTEELAPLVTVDDHPNKKDGSLSLVTIAMGKANIYTYMTAKFLPYHELEKDSDIKYENESDEEYNVRQMQMMNESKNNAIQVAYKAAGQEVKVTYDGVYVLSVKDDVPAADVLHAGDLITEIDGNAFKSSQEFIDYIHSKKVGDTVKINYKHGDKNEQANIKLTAIDKKGTPGIGITLVDDEKITADPTVKIDSEKIGGPSAGLMFSLEIYSRFQKNDLTDGKKIAGTGTIDPDGTVGRIGGIDQKVVAADKSGAKVFFAPNDPITDEMKKSDPSIESNYDTAVKTAKDIDSKMKIVPVKTFQDAVDYLEKLQ; this is encoded by the coding sequence ATGCGTAAAGAGTGGAAAAAAATAACGGCGATAGTGCTGTTAATTATTATTATAGCGGGCTTTTTTATTCCAGTTCCGTATTATATTTCAAAACCTGGTGGTACGGAAGAACTTGCTCCACTCGTTACAGTTGATGACCATCCAAATAAAAAAGACGGTTCGCTCAGTCTAGTGACAATTGCAATGGGAAAAGCGAATATTTATACATATATGACCGCTAAATTTTTGCCATATCATGAGTTAGAAAAAGATAGCGATATCAAATACGAGAATGAAAGCGACGAAGAATATAACGTTCGCCAAATGCAAATGATGAACGAATCCAAAAATAATGCCATTCAAGTGGCTTATAAAGCAGCCGGTCAAGAAGTCAAAGTCACTTATGATGGCGTATACGTATTAAGCGTAAAAGATGACGTTCCAGCAGCCGATGTCCTTCACGCTGGCGACCTAATCACAGAAATTGATGGGAATGCGTTTAAATCAAGCCAAGAATTTATTGATTATATTCACAGTAAAAAAGTGGGAGACACAGTCAAAATAAACTACAAACACGGCGACAAAAATGAGCAAGCCAACATCAAATTAACAGCAATTGATAAAAAAGGCACTCCAGGAATCGGTATCACGCTTGTGGATGATGAAAAAATCACCGCAGATCCAACTGTGAAAATCGACTCAGAAAAAATCGGTGGACCTTCTGCCGGTTTAATGTTCAGTTTAGAAATTTACAGCCGTTTCCAAAAAAATGATCTTACAGATGGCAAAAAAATCGCCGGAACTGGTACGATTGACCCTGACGGAACTGTTGGTAGAATCGGCGGAATTGATCAAAAGGTCGTTGCTGCGGATAAAAGCGGTGCGAAGGTTTTCTTTGCTCCCAATGATCCAATTACCGATGAAATGAAAAAAAGCGACCCAAGTATCGAAAGTAATTACGATACAGCAGTTAAAACAGCGAAAGACATTGACTCCAAAATGAAAATCGTTCCAGTTAAAACTTTCCAAGATGCTGTGGATTATTTAGAAAAACTACAATAA
- the coaD gene encoding pantetheine-phosphate adenylyltransferase, translating into MGDKIAVIPGTFDPITNGHLDIIERAAKIFDVLYVSVLNNSSKKPLFTIEERMEMIRQVTAHLPNVQVESASGLTVDYAATRGATAIVRGLRAVSDFEYEMQIASMNRTLNAEIETFFVMTNTKYSFLSSSMVKEVAQYQGDISELVPEIVNEQVQAKFK; encoded by the coding sequence ATGGGTGACAAAATTGCCGTTATTCCCGGGACATTTGATCCGATTACGAATGGGCACTTAGACATTATTGAACGGGCAGCGAAGATTTTTGATGTGCTGTATGTTTCCGTTTTAAACAACTCATCCAAAAAACCACTTTTCACGATAGAAGAGCGGATGGAAATGATTAGACAAGTAACCGCTCATTTGCCAAATGTTCAAGTGGAAAGTGCGAGCGGATTGACTGTTGATTATGCTGCTACGCGCGGGGCTACTGCAATTGTCAGAGGGCTTCGAGCGGTGAGTGATTTTGAATACGAGATGCAAATTGCTTCGATGAACCGAACGCTCAATGCGGAAATCGAAACTTTTTTTGTCATGACTAATACGAAATATTCTTTTTTAAGTTCCAGTATGGTAAAAGAAGTGGCGCAGTATCAAGGTGATATCAGCGAACTTGTTCCTGAAATAGTGAACGAACAAGTACAAGCAAAATTTAAGTAA
- the rsmD gene encoding 16S rRNA (guanine(966)-N(2))-methyltransferase RsmD, whose translation MRVIAGERKGHALKAVPGNNTRPTTDKVKESLFSIIGPFFDGDMVLDLFAGSGGLGIEALSRGAERAVFIDQAALAIKTIRQNLEGCHFTERAEVYRNDAERALKLLHKNEWKFDLVFLDPPYKKQQLEKLLVTLEKLELVNENGRIICEHDKEAIMPDTIGKFEKIKSVSYGITVLSIFEFQEA comes from the coding sequence ATGAGAGTCATTGCAGGAGAACGAAAAGGACACGCTCTAAAAGCTGTTCCAGGAAACAATACGAGACCAACAACAGATAAAGTAAAAGAATCCTTATTTTCGATTATTGGTCCCTTTTTTGACGGGGATATGGTGCTTGATTTATTTGCTGGCAGTGGTGGGCTTGGAATCGAAGCGTTGAGTAGAGGTGCCGAACGAGCTGTTTTTATTGACCAAGCAGCGCTCGCAATTAAAACAATCCGCCAAAACTTAGAAGGATGCCATTTTACAGAGCGTGCGGAAGTATACCGAAATGATGCCGAACGAGCACTCAAATTACTCCATAAAAATGAGTGGAAATTCGACCTTGTTTTCTTAGATCCACCATATAAAAAGCAACAATTAGAAAAATTACTAGTAACTTTAGAAAAATTAGAATTAGTTAACGAAAATGGAAGAATTATTTGCGAGCATGACAAAGAAGCAATCATGCCAGATACAATCGGTAAATTCGAGAAAATCAAATCAGTTTCTTATGGAATTACTGTTTTATCTATATTTGAATTTCAGGAGGCGTAG
- a CDS encoding YlbG family protein, with amino-acid sequence MENDRQAIVVWMNHLKQVRSLKRFGNVHYVSRKLKYAVLYCDMAEVEDISNKVSRFHYVKRVEMSFRPFLKTEYESKKEMMYEHKNEDVQISI; translated from the coding sequence ATGGAAAATGATAGACAAGCTATCGTCGTTTGGATGAATCATCTTAAACAAGTTAGATCTTTGAAGCGATTTGGAAATGTGCATTATGTATCGCGCAAGTTGAAATATGCGGTATTATATTGTGATATGGCTGAAGTAGAAGATATCTCTAACAAAGTTTCTCGTTTTCATTATGTGAAACGCGTGGAAATGTCTTTCCGTCCGTTCTTAAAAACAGAATACGAATCCAAAAAAGAAATGATGTACGAACACAAAAACGAAGATGTGCAAATCAGTATCTAA
- a CDS encoding YlbF family regulator, with amino-acid sequence MLATMENMALLDLSDELASMILNSEEAQNYKLAKEALLNDATSQKNIRQFIRIKEQYEEVQRFGRYHPDYKEVTRKTRAYKREVDMDQNVAAFRRAEMDLQSLLDEISLLLASAVSENIKVPTGNPFFETKSACSTGGCGSGGGCGCSA; translated from the coding sequence TTGCTCGCTACAATGGAAAATATGGCGCTACTCGATTTATCAGATGAGCTTGCTAGCATGATTCTAAACTCCGAGGAAGCGCAAAATTATAAACTTGCTAAGGAAGCGTTGCTAAATGACGCTACTTCACAAAAAAATATTCGTCAATTCATACGAATAAAAGAACAATACGAGGAAGTGCAGCGGTTCGGCCGGTATCATCCTGACTATAAAGAAGTAACCAGAAAGACTCGTGCTTATAAACGCGAAGTCGATATGGATCAAAATGTGGCAGCTTTTCGCCGGGCAGAGATGGATTTACAATCTCTCTTGGACGAAATCAGCCTGCTTCTCGCAAGTGCAGTTTCAGAGAATATCAAAGTACCAACTGGTAATCCGTTTTTTGAAACAAAATCTGCTTGTTCTACAGGTGGATGTGGCAGCGGGGGAGGCTGCGGTTGTTCAGCGTAA